Proteins found in one Sporosarcina sp. FSL K6-3457 genomic segment:
- a CDS encoding RCC1 domain-containing protein has protein sequence MFTRVKSIVLALVLLIPLIIPFGQTAQAYGVANHENVIDIGKNHFVVLKNDGSVWSWGDHEYGQLGVRLSSLESDKPSAIRKQDGNRLANIKSIAAGGDHTVALDKNNEVWTWGRNSDGQLGYTTPFIGTTDQMTYNAEPTKVMKNTVEALKAIAISAGEVHTLAVDESGQVWAWGSGKFGQIGKEGRAITPELVPGLSNIVAVAAGAHHSLALSRDGKVFAWGRNTNGQLGIGQSGHINPMPKQIERLTGIMEIAAGDNHTIALAQNRTTIWAWGSNFYGQLGDGGREERLHPVTVEGIQGVKMIAAGNDHTIAVKDDGSVWTWGRNTSGTKEARTTPIQIKGVNNAFAIGGGGANINSYTLAIHHDGTVWKWDQESYDSTSKLPIFKPVSGIDEVMKKIDYPFVQGGQVLFKYIGTSDIVDVQVSGSFNEWDDIPLVRSGNEWTLQDNLPPGKYEYGFRVNGKWMSDPLNIDRGNSSAGEPISYLTVDQYATEGPIIDDKEVTFTYSSHDYNGLLEFDAETSYVAVKGEFSDWVEIPMKRKSNNTWVVTRTLPPGDYYYDFVVRDSETGAVAKERLDPLNPNVVELPISREKRNVFTVSEQILTKVPVENVEIDRGSTMNMVVGEQTMLRALISPSNATDKTVSWRSSDSSVVSVEEGILTAHSQGLAVISVTSVYDGSKSDMITVFVEQQDGAIGFPRPGYETFDAKTNVEPNKVWYIRFNEELDINSVNRNNVYIENEVGERVSVGHEISDDAKTLEIRLQGDGAYTLGATYYLFIENTVKTKYSQKNLKKKYQMQFQIRL, from the coding sequence TTGTTCACTCGAGTAAAAAGTATAGTACTTGCACTAGTTTTACTGATTCCACTGATCATACCATTTGGGCAAACGGCTCAGGCATATGGGGTTGCGAATCATGAAAATGTAATAGATATTGGAAAAAATCATTTTGTTGTCTTAAAAAACGACGGTAGTGTCTGGAGCTGGGGCGATCATGAGTATGGACAACTAGGCGTTCGACTAAGTTCTTTAGAGTCCGATAAACCAAGTGCTATCCGAAAACAAGACGGCAATCGGTTAGCTAATATTAAATCCATTGCTGCCGGTGGTGACCATACAGTAGCACTTGATAAGAATAACGAAGTTTGGACATGGGGACGTAACTCAGATGGGCAACTTGGCTATACCACGCCATTTATTGGGACAACCGATCAAATGACGTATAACGCCGAACCGACAAAAGTAATGAAAAATACAGTAGAAGCATTAAAAGCTATCGCCATCTCGGCAGGGGAAGTTCATACGTTAGCCGTCGATGAAAGTGGCCAAGTATGGGCGTGGGGCTCAGGAAAGTTCGGCCAAATTGGTAAAGAGGGAAGAGCGATTACACCAGAATTGGTGCCAGGTTTATCTAATATTGTTGCAGTCGCGGCAGGTGCACACCACTCACTAGCATTGTCGAGAGATGGAAAAGTTTTTGCGTGGGGGCGGAATACGAACGGACAATTAGGTATTGGACAATCAGGACATATCAACCCAATGCCAAAGCAAATTGAACGTTTAACAGGCATTATGGAAATTGCGGCAGGGGATAATCACACGATTGCCTTAGCACAAAATCGTACAACGATTTGGGCATGGGGATCCAATTTCTACGGTCAGCTTGGTGATGGTGGAAGAGAAGAGCGACTTCACCCTGTCACAGTGGAAGGCATTCAAGGCGTCAAAATGATTGCAGCGGGGAATGACCATACGATTGCTGTTAAAGATGATGGTAGCGTTTGGACCTGGGGTCGCAATACATCAGGAACAAAAGAAGCACGTACAACCCCGATCCAGATTAAAGGTGTCAATAATGCTTTCGCAATTGGAGGCGGTGGCGCTAATATTAATAGTTACACATTAGCTATTCATCACGATGGGACGGTCTGGAAATGGGACCAGGAATCTTATGATTCGACATCAAAATTACCGATTTTCAAACCAGTATCAGGCATTGACGAAGTGATGAAGAAAATAGACTATCCTTTCGTACAAGGAGGACAAGTGCTATTTAAATATATTGGCACTAGCGATATTGTAGACGTTCAAGTGTCAGGTAGCTTCAATGAATGGGATGATATTCCACTTGTGCGAAGTGGTAACGAATGGACACTGCAAGATAATTTGCCGCCTGGAAAGTACGAATATGGATTTAGAGTGAACGGGAAATGGATGTCAGATCCACTGAATATTGACCGAGGTAACAGTTCAGCTGGAGAGCCAATAAGTTATTTGACAGTCGATCAATATGCTACAGAAGGTCCAATTATTGATGATAAGGAAGTAACATTTACGTACAGTAGCCATGACTATAACGGTTTGTTGGAATTTGATGCGGAGACAAGTTATGTTGCGGTTAAAGGGGAATTTAGTGATTGGGTAGAAATACCAATGAAGAGGAAGTCAAATAATACGTGGGTAGTTACAAGGACACTACCACCTGGTGATTATTATTATGATTTTGTAGTACGTGATAGTGAAACGGGAGCAGTTGCGAAGGAACGATTGGATCCATTGAATCCCAATGTCGTGGAACTTCCAATATCCCGTGAGAAGCGAAATGTATTCACTGTTTCTGAGCAAATTTTAACAAAGGTACCTGTAGAAAATGTTGAAATAGACAGAGGCTCTACAATGAATATGGTTGTAGGTGAACAAACAATGTTGCGGGCTCTTATTAGCCCTTCTAATGCGACAGACAAAACGGTGAGCTGGCGCTCTAGTGACTCATCTGTCGTTAGTGTCGAAGAAGGAATTCTAACAGCACACTCACAAGGACTTGCGGTTATATCTGTTACCTCTGTTTATGATGGTAGCAAAAGCGATATGATTACAGTGTTCGTAGAGCAACAAGACGGGGCGATTGGGTTCCCGAGACCAGGTTATGAAACATTTGATGCAAAAACAAATGTCGAGCCGAATAAGGTTTGGTATATTCGGTTCAATGAAGAATTAGATATCAACTCCGTGAATAGAAATAACGTCTATATTGAAAACGAAGTAGGCGAAAGAGTTTCAGTTGGACATGAAATAAGTGATGATGCAAAAACACTAGAAATTCGCTTACAAGGTGACGGTGCTTACACATTAGGTGCAACCTATTATCTATTCATCGAAAACACAGTGAAAACAAAATATAGTCAAAAGAATTTGAAGAAAAAGTACCAGATGCAGTTTCAAATTCGACTATAG
- a CDS encoding Ig-like domain-containing protein encodes MLLLLHKRFFTLLLISTFVFAILPLTVNAELGWNASVDQPTDKTWTITFNKPVAPTSVNTNSVFVVDEMGNKVTTKLLPDSDKVIVSPPIEGYNHSTTYFLHITTDVTNMDGTPLKESVRKKFTIVEADPTYDTATLHPDGTTTVRQSFDTYNEALVSLTAGQVILYGDTIIKMDSGIVVTKPTTESVLTIIYADQNFKKEETYVINDTELEYVESTENYVKIKVAGNPGFIKHENSNLLPWATVKDNRSYYSTRNGVLTHSIYSNKTRTFSSYQAGKAPAFLNDGERYYSWNGSHFLDRNGAQVGTGYQYFQFLSARSKTQYTAEDIDAYILTMLQSLEVDYPNDPTYHNAAEKSKLIGLGAFLKEVEEEQQINALLILALAQHESTYGLSERAQQFNNLFGLKVYDDRPVPEYFETIEDNILELVTSFFNKNYIPPNSAYGYGAILGNKVVGFNVKYASDPYWGAKAAGHMYRIDKTMGGKDLTNSHTIGLTTEALNVRSGPDTDFERIFRYTKTGIPVMIVKPVESSPWLKIISDSADYDELFVHGDYVEHIPIVK; translated from the coding sequence TTGTTACTACTGCTCCATAAGAGATTCTTCACTCTCTTACTAATCAGCACATTCGTATTCGCAATCCTTCCTTTGACAGTGAATGCGGAATTAGGTTGGAATGCATCTGTTGATCAACCGACAGATAAAACCTGGACCATTACATTCAATAAACCTGTGGCTCCTACAAGTGTCAATACTAATTCAGTATTTGTAGTTGATGAGATGGGGAATAAAGTGACAACTAAACTCTTGCCAGATAGTGATAAAGTGATTGTTTCCCCCCCAATCGAGGGCTATAATCACTCAACAACCTATTTCCTTCACATCACGACAGATGTAACGAATATGGATGGCACCCCACTCAAAGAAAGCGTTCGTAAAAAATTCACCATCGTGGAAGCGGACCCAACATATGATACAGCGACGCTACACCCAGATGGCACGACAACCGTTCGTCAATCATTCGATACATATAATGAGGCGCTTGTATCGTTAACGGCCGGACAAGTTATTTTGTATGGGGATACCATCATCAAAATGGACAGCGGAATCGTTGTGACAAAGCCGACTACCGAAAGTGTTTTGACAATCATTTATGCGGATCAAAACTTCAAAAAAGAAGAAACTTATGTTATCAATGATACCGAATTAGAATATGTAGAGTCGACGGAGAACTATGTAAAAATTAAAGTTGCAGGCAATCCGGGTTTCATCAAACATGAGAATAGCAACTTGCTGCCTTGGGCTACTGTCAAGGATAACCGATCTTATTATTCTACTCGAAATGGTGTCCTTACCCATTCTATCTACTCAAATAAGACTCGTACTTTCTCATCCTATCAGGCTGGAAAAGCTCCAGCGTTTCTGAATGATGGTGAGCGCTACTACAGTTGGAATGGAAGCCATTTCCTTGATCGTAACGGAGCACAAGTTGGGACTGGCTATCAGTACTTTCAATTTCTATCCGCACGAAGTAAGACACAGTATACAGCTGAGGATATCGATGCTTATATTCTGACGATGCTACAGAGTCTTGAAGTCGATTACCCCAATGATCCGACTTATCACAACGCAGCTGAAAAAAGTAAACTCATTGGTCTCGGGGCATTTTTGAAAGAAGTTGAGGAAGAACAACAAATTAATGCCTTGCTCATTCTTGCTTTGGCGCAGCACGAAAGCACATACGGTCTAAGCGAGCGAGCACAGCAATTCAATAATCTCTTTGGTTTGAAAGTATATGATGACAGGCCTGTCCCCGAATATTTTGAAACTATCGAGGACAATATCCTAGAGCTTGTCACCTCCTTTTTCAATAAAAACTATATCCCACCCAATAGCGCCTATGGCTATGGTGCCATTCTGGGCAATAAGGTAGTTGGCTTTAACGTCAAATATGCCTCCGACCCGTATTGGGGAGCGAAAGCCGCCGGTCATATGTATCGTATAGATAAAACGATGGGCGGAAAAGATTTGACTAATTCACATACTATCGGTCTGACAACAGAAGCGTTAAATGTCAGAAGTGGCCCTGATACAGACTTTGAACGTATTTTCAGGTACACCAAGACCGGCATTCCGGTTATGATTGTCAAACCGGTCGAATCATCACCATGGTTAAAAATCATCTCAGATTCAGCTGACTACGATGAGCTATTCGTTCATGGCGATTATGTTGAACATATTCCAATCGTTAAATAA
- a CDS encoding DUF5050 domain-containing protein, whose product MKKILSFSCTFIIVSLLFFGQSISAEVDMITVVYDELIEESIKESDEGIELLSTQSSPNSYQMIQSALLAGETEGQFDTTELAYLEVSQLILQVLQENPEIMYLHSWSAWSNGNMEFNYSIPTPLVQTNQQLLQAEINTVLASIIKPGFTDFDKVKAIHDYLALNTAYDYDNFLNDTVPADSYTAFGALINGIAVCDGYTKAAQILLDRLGIENHYVVGHSNGVLHSWNLVQLDGHFYFMDITWDDPVPNIPNYVDYSYFLIPADQLRNDHQWNEANWPTATSTTYSYFKELNSKIELDGYYYFSSNVDEDKLYKIAKDGTDKQQINDVRAPYFVISGDWIYFSNYSHGGYLFKMKTDGTALEELNTVHSTDLTIEGNMLSYLDNTTNQRNTLFLESVIDNPITPPTTPIGIVVDSDKMWTVTFSHKIDWTSISDNTVVVTSADGIPVAVTFNLDSTETKLLIHAPQSGYTTNTNYVLTIENVMSQTGQVQKAKKVHLFYVR is encoded by the coding sequence TTGAAAAAAATACTCTCTTTTAGTTGTACGTTTATAATTGTATCTTTACTTTTCTTTGGCCAATCCATTTCAGCAGAAGTCGACATGATAACAGTTGTCTACGATGAACTTATCGAGGAATCTATCAAAGAATCTGATGAAGGTATTGAGCTTTTATCGACTCAATCTAGTCCTAATTCCTATCAGATGATCCAGTCTGCCTTATTAGCTGGCGAAACAGAAGGGCAATTTGACACAACTGAACTAGCCTATTTAGAAGTGAGTCAATTGATTTTGCAAGTCTTACAAGAAAATCCTGAAATTATGTATCTTCATAGTTGGTCGGCTTGGTCTAACGGTAATATGGAGTTCAACTATTCAATCCCTACACCACTTGTCCAAACAAACCAGCAGCTACTTCAAGCTGAAATCAACACGGTTCTTGCTTCTATTATCAAGCCTGGTTTCACAGACTTTGATAAAGTGAAAGCCATTCATGATTACTTGGCCCTGAATACGGCGTACGATTACGATAACTTTCTAAACGATACCGTCCCAGCTGATTCTTACACTGCATTTGGTGCACTTATCAATGGCATTGCTGTCTGCGACGGGTATACAAAAGCTGCACAGATTTTATTAGATCGACTCGGTATCGAAAATCACTATGTCGTTGGGCACAGTAACGGCGTGCTCCATTCATGGAACCTTGTCCAGTTAGATGGACATTTTTACTTCATGGATATTACGTGGGATGATCCCGTTCCGAATATACCGAATTACGTAGACTACTCCTACTTCCTTATTCCCGCTGACCAGCTCAGAAATGATCATCAGTGGAACGAAGCAAACTGGCCGACAGCAACAAGCACTACCTACAGCTACTTCAAGGAGTTAAATAGCAAGATTGAACTCGATGGCTATTACTACTTCAGCAGTAATGTTGATGAGGACAAGCTATACAAAATCGCGAAAGACGGTACCGATAAACAACAGATTAATGACGTTCGCGCGCCATACTTTGTCATTTCTGGCGATTGGATTTACTTCAGTAACTACTCCCATGGCGGATATCTTTTTAAAATGAAAACAGACGGCACCGCGCTTGAGGAATTGAATACCGTTCACTCGACTGACCTGACAATAGAAGGCAATATGTTAAGCTATTTAGATAACACAACAAACCAGCGGAACACGCTGTTTTTGGAGTCGGTGATTGACAATCCTATTACTCCACCCACAACTCCAATTGGCATTGTTGTTGATTCCGATAAAATGTGGACGGTTACGTTTAGCCATAAAATTGATTGGACATCTATTTCAGATAACACAGTTGTTGTCACGTCCGCGGATGGTATCCCTGTTGCTGTCACATTCAATCTTGATAGCACTGAAACGAAACTGCTCATTCACGCACCACAAAGCGGCTATACAACCAACACCAATTATGTGTTAACGATTGAAAATGTGATGTCACAAACAGGTCAAGTTCAAAAGGCTAAAAAGGTTCATCTTTTTTATGTACGATAA
- a CDS encoding competence protein ComK — protein sequence MLNCDSYLIDARTLAVKSFYTDGYKSKIITTHGIYYSKLTPQNLLNKACLHFFSTMKGRINAAATLLNYDKKSPFLIAPNEIGVFPTASPRNANCVWIFNHRFTIKEIEKGKSLITFMDGTAITVAASKHTTLKQHGRLHTLLSISRFMERERMLYIVDDKIGSN from the coding sequence TTGCTGAACTGTGATTCTTATTTGATTGATGCACGAACATTGGCGGTAAAATCGTTTTACACGGATGGCTACAAATCGAAAATCATTACAACGCACGGTATCTACTATTCCAAGTTGACTCCACAAAATCTACTCAATAAGGCGTGTCTCCACTTTTTTTCAACGATGAAGGGCCGCATCAATGCTGCAGCGACCTTATTAAACTATGATAAAAAATCACCGTTTCTCATAGCACCAAACGAAATTGGCGTTTTTCCAACGGCCTCACCCAGAAATGCAAATTGTGTCTGGATCTTTAATCATCGTTTCACAATTAAGGAAATTGAAAAGGGTAAATCACTTATCACATTCATGGATGGAACAGCGATTACAGTCGCAGCCTCGAAGCATACGACTTTAAAACAACATGGTCGATTGCATACGCTCTTAAGCATTTCACGCTTTATGGAACGGGAAAGGATGTTGTATATTGTGGATGACAAGATTGGAAGTAATTGA
- a CDS encoding sigma-70 family RNA polymerase sigma factor, whose amino-acid sequence MNFEDTLKQYEPMISASIRKLNIYRDHESFRQAGRVALWQAWSRFDETKGNFTPFAYRSIRGAMLDELKREGRFEEHVTQTEDDLLIVICGASTLAHEWSDNLSDALVTLSSTEQQLVQWLFLERWTLGECAERSGITVAGIKKRRQRMLVKLKEILTKQ is encoded by the coding sequence ATGAATTTCGAAGATACATTAAAGCAGTATGAACCTATGATTTCCGCCTCTATTCGCAAATTGAATATTTATCGGGATCATGAGAGTTTTAGACAGGCAGGGCGCGTCGCCTTATGGCAGGCATGGAGTCGTTTTGATGAGACCAAAGGAAATTTCACTCCATTTGCTTATCGAAGCATTCGTGGCGCTATGTTGGATGAATTGAAAAGAGAAGGTCGATTTGAGGAGCATGTTACGCAAACGGAAGATGACCTGTTGATAGTGATTTGCGGAGCGAGCACCCTAGCCCATGAGTGGTCGGATAATCTTTCGGATGCACTTGTTACATTATCCTCTACAGAACAGCAACTTGTTCAATGGTTATTCCTCGAAAGATGGACGCTAGGGGAATGTGCTGAAAGAAGTGGAATTACAGTGGCAGGTATAAAAAAGAGGAGGCAACGAATGTTAGTGAAATTGAAGGAAATTTTGACAAAACAATAG
- a CDS encoding S8 family serine peptidase: MRKKIITIITVILLLFILPSPNITHGYVEESHLSNELLVKYASDYRLLADARVLQEVETVETIAPQVELLTFQADADMAAIKTQLENDSTIEYVEPNYERHLLSTMSDPDFSKQWWIPHVKAGSMWDYAGAQQQQVVVAVIDSGVDINHEDLKNRIEPGGYDFYLHTEIVTDLHGHGTKVAGVIAAEAGNGLGVTGVTGPYNVSILPIKVIGSTGKGKVSAVIEAVEYAVSRNVDVINLSLGGKDSSEIEKEAVQRALDAGIVVVAAAGNDALKGNPIMYPAAYDKVISVGAVNENNKRSSFSSYNRFVDLVAPGERVWTTAPRDAYRQDSGTSFSAPIISGTVAMMKALKPELSNDEITNLLTTTAQDLGEPGRDNHFGTGLLNIEKLTNHLMGESFVGDFPDKTVPVTHAFTVTFNQELVLDKDYSQAILISRKPDGSEPITSFTTKVDVSNPTKLRITPATTWAHGHHYLTITTDMQSKHNKPLNNKVQMKFSVE; encoded by the coding sequence ATGAGAAAGAAAATAATCACAATCATAACAGTTATCTTATTGCTGTTCATACTACCGAGTCCAAACATTACCCATGGTTATGTAGAAGAGAGTCATCTATCCAATGAGCTACTCGTAAAGTATGCCAGTGATTATCGCCTATTGGCTGATGCAAGAGTCCTCCAGGAAGTTGAAACAGTAGAAACGATTGCGCCACAAGTAGAACTGTTGACCTTCCAAGCAGACGCGGATATGGCGGCGATTAAAACGCAGCTCGAGAATGATTCGACTATTGAGTATGTAGAACCCAATTATGAACGTCATTTACTTTCGACAATGAGTGATCCCGATTTTAGCAAACAGTGGTGGATTCCTCATGTAAAGGCAGGAAGTATGTGGGATTATGCAGGGGCTCAGCAACAGCAAGTTGTTGTTGCCGTAATTGATTCTGGCGTTGATATAAATCATGAAGATTTGAAGAATCGAATTGAACCAGGAGGCTATGACTTCTATTTGCATACAGAAATAGTCACTGATTTACATGGGCATGGAACGAAGGTTGCTGGAGTGATTGCGGCAGAGGCGGGGAATGGACTAGGTGTTACCGGAGTTACAGGGCCGTATAATGTGTCAATACTCCCCATAAAGGTTATAGGTAGCACTGGCAAAGGGAAAGTATCGGCAGTTATCGAGGCAGTCGAATATGCAGTTTCACGGAACGTGGATGTCATTAATTTGAGCTTGGGTGGCAAGGATTCTTCGGAAATAGAAAAGGAAGCTGTCCAACGTGCGCTAGATGCGGGAATCGTTGTTGTTGCGGCTGCTGGCAATGATGCGCTAAAGGGGAATCCGATTATGTACCCTGCAGCCTATGATAAGGTCATTTCAGTTGGTGCTGTCAATGAAAATAATAAGCGATCGTCATTTTCAAGCTACAATCGATTCGTCGATCTTGTCGCTCCTGGTGAAAGGGTATGGACGACAGCCCCCCGGGATGCTTATAGACAGGACTCAGGGACGTCATTTTCTGCACCGATTATCTCTGGAACTGTGGCGATGATGAAAGCGTTGAAACCAGAGTTGTCGAATGATGAAATTACTAATTTATTGACAACGACTGCACAGGATTTAGGGGAGCCTGGACGTGATAATCATTTTGGGACAGGTTTGTTAAATATCGAGAAATTGACGAATCATCTAATGGGTGAAAGCTTTGTCGGTGATTTTCCTGACAAGACAGTTCCAGTTACACATGCATTCACTGTAACATTTAATCAGGAACTTGTACTCGATAAGGACTACAGTCAAGCAATCCTCATATCACGGAAGCCTGATGGCAGTGAACCAATCACGTCATTTACGACAAAGGTCGATGTGAGCAATCCAACAAAATTACGCATTACCCCAGCCACAACTTGGGCGCATGGCCACCATTATTTGACCATCACGACGGATATGCAAAGTAAACATAATAAGCCATTAAATAACAAAGTGCAAATGAAGTTTAGTGTGGAATGA
- a CDS encoding Ig-like domain-containing protein yields the protein MKKTGRKLVAFLTMFIILVTTFSQPALAKEWNLKTSIDVNKLWEVKFSKPLDERTMIADNIYVLDGKKKHATTLELAGDGSILQVSPDTPYEVGKSYMLMITRDVKSTDGKALTESVEFPFQITGHIQDIYSTSNSIVTTITVKASRDVNRVTVGSEEMRYEGKNIHKLPLIGAKPGSTVTITAYDVDNKRLDRISYKLGSTN from the coding sequence TTGAAGAAAACAGGAAGAAAGTTAGTAGCTTTTTTAACTATGTTTATTATCTTAGTGACGACATTTAGTCAGCCGGCGCTTGCTAAAGAGTGGAATTTGAAAACTAGTATCGATGTCAATAAGCTATGGGAAGTAAAATTTAGTAAGCCTTTGGACGAACGTACTATGATTGCGGACAATATCTATGTGTTAGATGGGAAAAAGAAGCATGCGACAACATTAGAACTAGCGGGGGATGGCTCTATTTTACAAGTATCGCCGGATACTCCTTATGAAGTAGGTAAGTCGTATATGCTGATGATTACGAGAGATGTTAAGTCTACTGATGGAAAAGCATTAACTGAATCTGTCGAATTTCCATTCCAAATCACGGGTCATATCCAAGACATTTACAGCACTTCGAACAGTATAGTTACAACTATCACAGTCAAGGCAAGTCGGGATGTAAACAGAGTAACCGTTGGTAGCGAGGAAATGAGATATGAAGGAAAGAATATTCATAAGCTACCACTTATTGGTGCGAAACCGGGTTCAACTGTCACGATCACAGCTTATGATGTAGATAATAAAAGACTTGATAGAATAAGTTATAAACTTGGATCTACTAACTAG
- a CDS encoding leucine-rich repeat domain-containing protein translates to MMKKPVKIIAMLILMLSLLPFAAFADFEDYPFDEYGMRIDNSDVRTLEAAGDFESFPEEYGVSISKAWTITFSGLATYDKINGMVIRKGDSFIPVSIQLNGNQATVTPVDPYERGATYTLKIFLDNGKRYNKQFTTLTGEVIPDPEPDTCTETDAKWFTFSAGTITAYDIAGPKEVCIPSEINGQLVETIGKAAFYKKNLVSVIIPDTVTTIVGGNSWEGAFAGNYLTDVYLPDSVTAIGGHAFADNNLLSVRLPANLVTLEAGAFKANQLTNISLPQSLRVMKGSVFANNKLTSLVIPEGITTLGDYIFQNNELTSVTIPNSVVSMGSYAFENNSLTEVTIPNRLQTISPSAFAKNKLVNVTIPNSVATIGKAAFYQNRLVSVSIPNSVTIIHGGNSWEGAFASNLLETVEIPDSVSDIGGHAFADNKLTSVRLPSNLITLESGVFKGNLLTAITLPNSLTSIKDSVFENNKLSTISIPNRVINIGKYAFRNNQLIQANLSESLDTIGEYAFANNNLTTITIPSKVTSLSSNVFADNEITHITIPNTVTTIGKAAFYKNKLTSVSIPNSVTTIDGGNSWEGAFANNLLTSVTIPDSMSSIGGYAFGSNRLTEVSVPATTTLADSAFDKTVTIIKR, encoded by the coding sequence ATGATGAAAAAGCCAGTGAAAATAATTGCAATGCTAATCTTGATGCTTAGTTTACTCCCTTTTGCGGCCTTCGCAGATTTTGAGGATTATCCATTTGATGAGTATGGTATGAGAATTGACAATAGTGATGTACGAACACTTGAGGCAGCTGGAGATTTTGAGTCGTTTCCTGAAGAATATGGTGTGTCCATTAGCAAAGCATGGACCATTACGTTTTCTGGTTTAGCGACATATGACAAAATCAACGGCATGGTCATACGAAAAGGGGATTCGTTCATTCCTGTTAGCATTCAACTGAATGGTAATCAGGCAACAGTGACGCCTGTTGACCCTTATGAGCGTGGTGCGACGTATACGTTGAAGATTTTCCTTGATAATGGAAAGAGGTATAATAAGCAATTTACAACATTGACAGGGGAAGTTATCCCAGATCCAGAACCAGACACATGTACGGAGACGGACGCCAAATGGTTTACGTTTAGTGCAGGTACCATTACGGCCTATGATATTGCAGGACCGAAGGAAGTTTGTATTCCAAGTGAAATAAATGGACAGTTGGTTGAAACCATTGGAAAAGCCGCGTTTTATAAAAAGAATCTGGTGAGCGTAATTATACCAGACACAGTTACAACAATTGTTGGCGGGAATTCTTGGGAAGGTGCATTCGCTGGTAACTATCTAACAGATGTCTATCTTCCAGATAGCGTAACTGCCATTGGTGGTCATGCATTTGCAGACAATAATTTACTGTCAGTAAGATTGCCAGCGAACCTTGTTACACTTGAAGCGGGCGCATTTAAAGCTAATCAGCTCACAAACATTTCACTTCCACAGAGTTTGCGGGTGATGAAGGGATCTGTGTTCGCAAATAATAAGTTGACATCATTAGTCATCCCGGAAGGTATTACGACACTAGGAGATTATATTTTCCAAAACAATGAATTGACGAGCGTAACAATCCCGAATAGTGTTGTGAGTATGGGTAGCTACGCATTCGAGAATAATAGTTTGACAGAGGTTACTATCCCGAATCGACTTCAGACGATTAGTCCTAGCGCATTTGCTAAAAACAAATTAGTCAATGTGACAATTCCGAACTCTGTTGCAACGATTGGAAAAGCTGCATTTTATCAGAATAGGTTAGTGTCAGTTTCAATCCCTAACAGTGTAACCATCATTCATGGTGGAAACTCTTGGGAAGGTGCGTTTGCAAGTAACCTTTTGGAAACAGTCGAGATTCCCGATAGTGTATCAGATATTGGCGGACACGCATTTGCTGATAATAAATTAACAAGTGTTCGTCTACCATCTAATCTAATCACTTTAGAAAGTGGTGTATTTAAAGGGAATTTACTTACAGCAATCACGCTCCCGAACAGTTTGACAAGTATAAAGGATTCTGTGTTTGAAAATAATAAGTTATCGACAATTTCAATCCCGAACAGAGTAATAAACATAGGTAAATACGCCTTCCGGAATAATCAGTTAATACAGGCGAACCTATCTGAAAGCCTTGATACGATTGGGGAATATGCGTTTGCAAATAATAATTTAACGACAATTACGATTCCTTCAAAAGTCACTAGCCTTAGTTCAAATGTGTTTGCAGACAACGAAATTACGCATATAACCATCCCGAACACGGTGACGACAATTGGAAAGGCAGCATTTTATAAAAATAAGTTAACATCTGTCTCAATCCCGAACAGTGTGACGACGATTGATGGTGGAAACTCTTGGGAAGGTGCATTTGCAAATAATCTATTGACATCTGTTACAATTCCAGACAGTATGAGTTCAATTGGCGGTTATGCTTTCGGTAGTAATAGATTGACCGAAGTAAGTGTACCAGCTACAACTACACTGGCAGATTCAGCCTTCGATAAAACGGTTACTATAATAAAAAGATGA